From the genome of Vicia villosa cultivar HV-30 ecotype Madison, WI linkage group LG2, Vvil1.0, whole genome shotgun sequence, one region includes:
- the LOC131652405 gene encoding ACT domain-containing protein ACR8: MEWPACTDEYEKLLLRMSTPRVVIDNVVCSTATLVKVISARRHGSLLDAIQILIDLNLVIKKAYISSDGKWFMDVFHVVDQNGNKLIDESVLKYIEQSLGSVHSVRTSCSNGLTALELSGTDRVGLLSEVFAVLADLQCDVVEAKVWTHNGRIASLIYVKDCDSGATIDDSQKIKKIEVRLRNVLKGDNDIRTAKTSVSMSVMHSERRLHQMMFADRDYERTPILKLISDDTVVTVQNWAERGYSVVNVQCKDRIKLLFDVVCNLTDMEYVVFHATINTNSNQAYLEFYIRHNDGTPISSEPERQRVIQCLKASVERRASEGVQLELCTEDKKGLLAEVMRTFRENGLNVTRAEISTTGKMATNVFYVTDVIGHQADPKIIESVRQKIGSSSLEVKELPLVYHEKAEREDQSGGIGGAVLWSIGSLVRKNLYSLGLIKSCS; the protein is encoded by the exons GGTTGTTATTGACAATGTCGTGTGTTCCACTGCTACTCTTGTCAAG GTTATTAGTGCAAGAAGACATGGTAGTTTACTTGATGCAATTCAAATTCTCATTGATCTAAACCTTGTAATTAAGAAAGCTTATATATCTTCTGATGGCAAATGGTTCATGGATG TTTTTCATGTTGTCGATCAAAATGGAAACAAGCTAATCGACGAGAGTGTTTTAAAGTATATAGAACAG TCGCTTGGGAGTGTTCACAGTGTGAGGACTAGTTGCTCGAACGGTCTCACTGCGCTTGAATTATCGGGAACCGATAGAGTTGGTCTTCTATCGGAGGTTTTCGCAGTACTTGCTGATCTTCAATGTGATGTTGTTGAAGCTAAGGTTTGGACTCACAATGGCCGCATTGCTTCTTTGATCTATGTTAAAGACTGCGATTCCGGAGCAACTATTGATGATTCTCAAAAGATTAAAAAGATTGAAGTTCGTTTAAGAAATGTTTTGAAGGGAGACAATGACATTAGAACTGCGAAAACTTCGGTCTCTATGTCTGTCATGCACAGTGAAAGAAGATTGCATCAAATGATGTTCGCTGATCGTGACTACGAGAGGACTCCCATTCTCAAGCTCATTTCCGATGACACTGTAGTGACGGTCCAGAATTGGGCGGAAAGGGGTTATTCAGTTGTGAATGTTCAGTGCAAGGATCGAATTAAACTATTATTTGATGTCGTATGCAATTTGACAGACATGGAATATGTTGTTTTTCATGCGACCATCAACACGAATAGTAACCAGGCTTACTTG GAGTTTTACATAAGACACAATGATGGCACGCCAATTAGTTCAGAACCAGAACGACAACGCGTAATTCAATGTTTAAAAGCTTCTGTGGAGAGAAGGGCATCTGAG GGTGTTCAACTAGAGTTATGCACAGAAGACAAAAAGGGACTTCTAGCAGAAGTGATGAGAACCTTCAGAGAAAATGGACTTAATGTTACAAGAGCTGAAATATCCACCACAGGAAAAATGGCTACAAATGTTTTCTATGTAACAGATGTGATTGGACACCAAGCTGATCCAAAAATCATAGAGTCTGTTAGGCAGAAAATTGGGTCAAGCAGTTTGGAAGTGAAGGAATTACCATTGGTATATCATGAGAAGGCAGAAAGAGAGGATCAATCAGGTGGAATTGGTGGTGCAGTGTTGTGGTCTATTGGGAGCCTTGTGAGAAAGAATTTGTATAGTTTGGGATTAATTAAATCATGCTCTTAA
- the LOC131650292 gene encoding F-box/kelch-repeat protein At3g23880-like, with the protein MEFFISLDSNFARKQLSLSTSRRDHHHLFLSSTRSSREFLLCHSTISSFFTSASLVTVKHLSQTLTGVLNNGRTRLAITTCDGILCFGIDESLAVLYNPSTGKSKVLPPLKTCFQNLYTLVYDRMASNYKVIAIGYFNSIVGVNIHTLGTDYWTSIQDFPCSNHISKPGIFVNDTINWIAYDTNLPRDNVIISLDLEKESYQKLSPPLYNDDDTGSELPVALGTLRGC; encoded by the coding sequence ATGGAATTCTTTATCTCTCTTGATTCCAATTTCGCCAGGAAGCAACTCAGTTTGTCAACCTCCCGCCGCGaccaccaccacctcttcctATCATCTACTCGTTCTTCGCGTGAGTTCCTTCTGTGTCATTCCACAATATCCTCTTTTTTCACCTCTGCCTCCCTTGTTACCGTAAAACACCTCAGTCAAACTCTAACTGGGGTTCTTAATAATGGACGCACTCGTCTGGCAATTACCACTTGTGACGGTATCCTCTGTTTTGGGATAGATGAATCTTTAGCTGTTTTGTATAATCCTTCTACTGGAAAATCCAAAGTATTGCCTCCtttgaaaacatgttttcaaaACTTATATACTTTAGTGTATGATCGAATGGCTAGTAATTATAAGGTTATTGCTATTGGTTACTTTAATAGCATAGTAGGAGTTAACATTCACACTTTGGGGACGGATTATTGGACAAGTATTCAAGACTTTCCATGTTCTAATCACATTAGTAAACCTGGAATATTTGTGAATGATACTATTAATTGGATTGCATATGATACTAATTTGCCACGGGACAACGTCATTATTTCTCTTGATTTAGAGAAGGAGTCATATCAAAAGCTTTCACCCCCTCTTTATAATGATGATGATACAGGATCCGAACTTCCCGTTGCCTTGGGGACATTGAGGGGTTGTTAA